One part of the Nocardioides conyzicola genome encodes these proteins:
- a CDS encoding GAF domain-containing sensor histidine kinase, with translation MSSPPGRVPAVAVATLALLMIGASVWLDLVNDAADRDRAMMGWGSVSALVGAIAVATAVPVLWRHPRHPVAWVISGTGLFWGFDGLCESWSAYGLAHPPHPPLTGFAVWIVAQVGAFLLVGLPLVLVLYPTGRLMPGRWRVVSVVVVAMACTLPLLLLFAPTSALNAEEFQLPLDTGMPEIPVPGDVFVALLTVGRVLTLLSLPLAVLVLFGRQRGATGRERLQLRWLLWAAVMCLVVSGIALVLHNGWIVTIALMLALGVTGASIAIGILDPEAGDVDALMGGTVVWASVAGTVIALDLLLVAALDRLLGDRLDERDTTLLLLLVAVTLYAPVRSRLTAVVHRLLVGRRGDRYSVVTDLAARLEESGDVREQLPALAVAVATAFKLDYVRVEVFGHGGGTIAATYGELPRDVREVPIRYGEEEVGRLELPARGVRSMLSKRDQALLVDIVRQAAMAVRSARLADDLQQSREQLVLAREDDRRRIRRDLHDGLGPVLGGVAMRLDAAGNALDRDPETARRLVAQSRQDITDALADVRRLVHGLRPPALDDLGLLAALDQQAERLSTSDLAVTVAAEDVPPLSAAVEVAAYRIASEALTNTARHAQARHATVRLTGSPGTLLVEIGDDGAGIDADVVAGVGLRSIRERAEELGGRAEIVCPPTGGTRVRAWLPVSLDPEERR, from the coding sequence CTGGCTCGACCTGGTCAACGACGCCGCCGACCGGGACCGGGCGATGATGGGCTGGGGCTCGGTATCCGCCCTCGTCGGGGCGATCGCGGTCGCCACCGCGGTCCCGGTGCTGTGGCGCCACCCGCGCCACCCGGTCGCCTGGGTGATCAGCGGGACCGGGCTGTTCTGGGGCTTCGACGGGCTGTGCGAGTCGTGGTCGGCGTACGGGCTGGCACACCCGCCGCACCCGCCGCTCACCGGCTTCGCCGTCTGGATCGTCGCCCAGGTCGGCGCGTTCCTGCTCGTCGGGCTGCCGCTGGTGCTCGTGCTCTACCCGACCGGGCGGCTGATGCCCGGGCGCTGGCGGGTGGTGAGCGTCGTCGTGGTCGCGATGGCCTGCACGCTGCCGCTGCTGCTGCTCTTCGCACCGACGTCGGCGCTGAACGCGGAGGAGTTCCAGCTGCCCCTCGACACCGGGATGCCCGAGATCCCGGTCCCCGGCGACGTCTTCGTCGCGCTGCTGACCGTCGGCCGGGTGCTCACGCTGCTCTCGCTGCCGCTGGCCGTGCTCGTGCTGTTCGGGCGGCAGCGCGGGGCGACCGGGCGGGAGCGGCTGCAGCTGCGCTGGCTGCTCTGGGCCGCGGTGATGTGCCTCGTGGTCTCGGGGATCGCCCTCGTGCTGCACAACGGGTGGATCGTGACGATCGCGTTGATGCTGGCGCTGGGGGTCACCGGGGCGTCGATCGCCATCGGCATCCTGGACCCGGAGGCCGGCGACGTCGACGCGTTGATGGGCGGCACGGTCGTGTGGGCCTCGGTCGCGGGCACCGTCATCGCTCTCGACCTGCTGCTGGTGGCGGCTCTCGACCGCCTGCTGGGCGACCGACTCGACGAGCGGGACACGACGCTGCTCCTGCTGCTGGTGGCCGTCACCCTCTACGCGCCGGTGCGCTCACGCCTCACGGCGGTCGTGCACCGGCTGCTGGTCGGTCGCCGGGGTGACCGCTACTCCGTCGTCACCGACCTCGCCGCCCGGCTCGAGGAGTCCGGCGACGTGCGCGAGCAGCTGCCGGCGCTGGCGGTCGCGGTGGCCACGGCGTTCAAGCTCGACTACGTGCGGGTCGAGGTCTTCGGCCACGGCGGCGGCACCATCGCGGCGACGTACGGCGAGCTGCCGCGCGACGTCCGCGAGGTGCCGATCCGGTACGGCGAGGAGGAGGTCGGGCGTCTCGAGCTCCCCGCCCGCGGGGTGCGGTCGATGCTGTCGAAGCGCGACCAGGCGCTGCTCGTCGACATCGTGCGACAGGCCGCGATGGCGGTGCGCAGCGCGCGGCTGGCGGACGACCTGCAGCAGTCCCGGGAGCAGCTCGTCCTCGCCCGCGAGGACGACCGCCGGCGGATCCGGCGCGACCTCCACGACGGGCTCGGACCGGTCCTCGGTGGGGTTGCGATGCGGCTCGATGCGGCCGGGAACGCCCTCGACCGCGACCCGGAGACCGCCCGACGGCTGGTCGCGCAGTCGCGCCAGGACATCACCGACGCGCTGGCCGACGTACGTCGGCTCGTCCACGGCCTGCGTCCGCCGGCCCTGGACGACCTCGGGCTGCTCGCGGCGCTCGACCAGCAGGCGGAGCGGCTGAGCACCAGCGACCTGGCGGTGACGGTCGCCGCCGAGGACGTGCCGCCGCTGTCGGCCGCGGTCGAGGTGGCGGCGTACCGGATCGCCTCCGAGGCACTCACCAACACCGCCCGCCACGCGCAGGCCCGCCACGCCACCGTACGGCTCACCGGGAGCCCCGGCACGCTGCTGGTGGAGATCGGCGACGACGGCGCCGGGATCGATGCTGACGTCGTCGCGGGAGTCGGGCTACGGTCGATCCGCGAGCGGGCCGAGGAGCTCGGCGGACGCGCCGAGATCGTCTGCCCGCCCACCGGTGGCACGCGGGTGCGCGCCTGGCTGCCGGTCAGCCTCGACCCGGAGGAGCGCCGATGA